A genomic region of Oryza glaberrima chromosome 1, OglaRS2, whole genome shotgun sequence contains the following coding sequences:
- the LOC127760245 gene encoding pathogenesis-related protein 1-like — translation MEVSKLAIALAMVAAMALPSQAQNSPQDYVRLHNAARAAVGVGPVTWDTSVQAFAENYASQRSGDCSLIHSSNRNNLGENLFWGSAGGDWTAASAVQSWVGEKSDYDYASNSCAQGKVCGHYTQVVWRASTSIGCARVVCSNGRGVFITCNYKPAGNFVGQRPY, via the coding sequence ATGGAGGTATCCAAGCTGGCCATTGCTTTGGCCATGGTAGCCGCCATGGCACTCCCCTCCCAAGCTCAAAACTCCCCGCAGGACTACGTGAGGCTCCAcaacgccgcccgcgccgccgtcggcgtggGTCCGGTGACCTGGGACACGAGCGTGCAGGCGTTCGCGGAGAACTACGCCAGCCAGAGAAGCGGCGACTGCAGCCTGATCCACTCCAGCAACCGGAACAACCTTGGCGAGAACCTCTTCTGGGGTTCGGCCGGCGGGGactggacggcggcgagcgcggtgcAGTCGTGGGTGGGCGAGAAGAGCGACTACGACTACGCCTCCAACAGCTGCGCGCAGGGGAAGGTGTGCGGGCACTACACGCAGGTGGTGTGGCGCGCGTCGACCAGCATCGGCTGCGCCCGCGTCGTCTGCAGCAACGGCCGCGGCGTCTTCATCACATGCAACTATAAGCCGGCCGGCAACTTCGTCGGACAGAGGCCTTACTAA